Proteins encoded together in one Ammospiza nelsoni isolate bAmmNel1 chromosome Z, bAmmNel1.pri, whole genome shotgun sequence window:
- the LOC132086481 gene encoding myogenesis-regulating glycosidase-like, whose translation MYTFLPENFTPVKQKPSKELRPMLGAILLGLMLFIAAVVAWCYYTVSLRKAERLKTELMDLRADGFVIRNQHGEVVFRLAFHSGSLDLESCSKEGEILSCSRSSRGPLNFFIQTVKPKDTVMCYRVRWEELAAGPAVEHTMFWEDAHWYGGSEMSIQHWPIRLAGYQEPVPYVTSDVYSFRDSFGGILERYWLSSKAAAIKINDSVPFHLGFNATERALFFQARYKDSPYKPPPGQQPFPELSYRVCVGSDITSIHKYMVRRYFNKPSKIPAENAFRYPIWSTWALYKNDIDQDKLLRFAEKIKKYHFNCSHIEIDDMYTQAYGDFDFDPVKFPNVTEMFAKLREDGFKVTLWTHPFINYNSSNFGVGIERQLFIKEPSGRLPAMVEWWNGIGAILDFTNPAARDWFQSHLRQLRHKYGISSFKFDAGETSYLPKQFSTFRPLSDPSIWSRRYTEMAIPFYELAEVRVGYQSQNISCFFRIIDRDSVWGYELGLKSLIPTVLTISMLGYPFISADMIGGNFFPNKTSGAVEIPNRELYVRWLELSAFMPSMQFSIPPWLYDKEVVEIAQKFTQLHESLVAPLLLELAGEVTDTGDPIIRPIWWISPRDEATHRIDSQFLIGDTLMVAPVLEMGKQERDVYLPAGKWRSYKGELFEKTPVLLTDYPVDLDEVAYFLWVS comes from the coding sequence ATGTACACCTTCCTGCCAGAGAACTTCACGCCGGTGAAGCAGAAGCCTTCCAAGGAGCTGAGGCCCATGCTGGGCGCCATCCTGCTGGGCCTCATGCTGTTCATCGCTGCGGTGGTGGCCTGGTGCTACTACACGGTGTCCCTGCGGAAGGCGGAGCGGCTCAAGACGGAGCTGATGGACCTGCGGGCGGACGGCTTCGTCATCCGCAACCAGCACGGCGAGGTGGTGTTCCGGCTGGCCTTCCACTCGGGCAGCCTGGACCTGGAGTCGTGCTCCAAGGAGGGCGAGATCCTGAGCTGCTCGCGCTCCAGCCGGGGCCCGCTCAACTTCTTCATCCAGACGGTGAAGCCCAAGGACACGGTGATGTGCTACCGCGTGCGCTGGGAGGAGCTGGCGGCCGGCCCGGCCGTGGAACACACCATGTTCTGGGAGGACGCCCACTGGTACGGGGGCTCGGAGATGAGCATCCAGCACTGGCCCATCCGCCTGGCCGGCTACCAGGAGCCCGTGCCCTACGTCACCAGTGACGTCTACTCCTTCCGCGACAGCTTTGGCGGCATCCTCGAGCGCTACTGGCTCTCCTCCAAGGCGGCGGCCATCAAGATCAACGACTCCGTGCCCTTCCACCTGGGCTTCAACGCCACCGAGCGCGCCCTCTTCTTCCAGGCCCGCTACAAGGACTCGCCCTACAAGCCCCcgccgggccagcagcccttCCCCGAGCTCAGCTACCGCGTCTGCGTGGGCTCCGACATCACCTCCATCCACAAGTACATGGTGCGCAGGTACTTTAACAAGCCCTCCAAGATCCCTGCTGAGAACGCCTTCCGCTACCCCATATGGTCCACGTGGGCTCTTTACAAGAATGATATCGACCAGGATAAACTATTGCGGTTTGCTGAAAAGATCAAGAAATACCATTTTAACTGCAGCCACATAGAGATTGATGACATGTACACCCAGGCCTATGGAGACTTTGACTTCGACCCCGTCAAGTTCCCCAATGTAACAGAGATGTTTGCAAAGCTGAGGGAAGATGGCTTTAAGGTCACTCTGTGGACTCACCCTTTCATAAACTACAATTCCTCCAATTTTGGTGTGGGGATTGAGCGTCAGCTGTTCATCAAGGAGCCCTCGGGGCGGCTGCCGGCCATGGTGGAATGGTGGAACGGCATTGGGGCCATCCTGGACTTCACCAACCCAGCAGCGCGTGACTGGTTCCAGAGCCACCTGCGCCAGCTGCGGCACAAGTACGGCATCTCGTCCTTCAAGTTTGACGCGGGCGAGACCAGCTACCTGCCCAAGCAGTTCAGCACCTTCCGCCCGCTGTCGGACCCCAGCATCTGGTCCCGGCGCTACACGGAGATGGCCATCCCCTTCTATGAGCTGGCCGAGGTGCGCGTGGGCTACCAGTCACAGAACATCTCCTGCTTCTTCCGCATCATTGACCGTGACTCTGTCTGGGGCTACGAGCTGGGCCTCAAGTCCCTCATTCCCACTGTCCTCACCATCAGCATGCTGGGCTACCCCTTCATATCTGCTGACATGATAGGAGGCAATTTCTTCCCCAATAAAACCAGTGGGGCAGTGGAGATCCCCAACCGGGAGCTGTACGTGCGCTGGCTGGAGCTGTCGGCCTTCATGCCCTCCATGCAGTTCTCCATCCCGCCATGGCTCTACGACAAGGAGGTGGTGGAGATCGCCCAGAAGTTCACGCAGCTCCACGAGTCCCTGGTGGCCccgctgctgctggagctggcgGGGGAGGTCACTGACACAGGCGACCCCATCATCCGCCCCATCTGGTGGATCTCGCCCCGCGACGAGGCCACTCACCGCATCGACTCCCAGTTCCTCATCGGGGACACCCTGATGGTGGCTCCTGTGCTGGAGATGGGCAAGCAGGAGCGCGATGTCTACCTGCCAGCGGGCAAGTGGCGCAGCTACAAGGGGGAGCTCTTTGAGAAGACCCCGGTGCTGCTCACCGACTATCCCGTTGACCTGGACGAAGTTGCCTATTTCCTCTGGGTTTCCTAA